The Glycine max cultivar Williams 82 chromosome 12, Glycine_max_v4.0, whole genome shotgun sequence genome window below encodes:
- the LOC100814877 gene encoding altered inheritance of mitochondria protein 3 isoform X1, producing MHNAFRISQLHLVCSARNAIFVPVLGRLGFLVFESNLNSLTLRIIQVSMGFDNECIVNIQSLAGEYFCPVCRLLVFPNEALQSQCTHLYCKPCLTYVVSTTRACPYDGYLVTEADSKPLTESNKALAETIGKIAVHCLYHRSGCTWQGTLSECTSHCSVCAFGNSPVVCNRCGIQIVHCQVQEHAQNCPGVPGQVAITQDPSATSAVSSTDQNQNAAPVAATASQTAVTTTIPGQVSNQPPNPASQTQAPVQTAGQPTAEQWYQQQQYQQYYQQYPGQDPYQQQYQHYYPYQQSVVPQYQQAYGQPQPQSQSQPQGQLQPQSQPQPQLQPQPQAQGLSHPPTHIQAPVVPPSQNQMQVQQPPQQLQPAVQPQGQMSHAPGHGQAIPQSQTQPYPYPQVQPHSVQPQPQQPMQMLPYQQPHPQMQHSQPQIQQPVQKYPVPQSQVHAQLQPNAPIQHHSQLPVPPHQPVTPNVQTPVQNAMSHSVTGHHSYPQPLPHPNMQPRVPQHTMHMHPQSGHQPQAQHPVQMQNQFPPQIPTARPNQSHAMFPNQQQPALLPSSVQGQTTPPLQQQSLYTHNQQPGQINQRPTLPPVQQIPQQPFAQHQMPMPSHLQPQGPAHSFPKHAYPQAQGNTAGRPLVPNYAGHLQPFAQSANTIPVRPGQNGAGYLPENQKLLVGANNQVQLPSELQSRAPESIERQGNVVEQQTDSASGKLGKVFKDLDNVSGSSNELKSEKVEADLQPTEVGNKQNSEDPDSLKTSVPNTNAVENGDSVNKNLGMAEAAESNWKPSSGATPGVQNDSNEHSVQGNEFQDGHLPKIETKLPLSETDKLHNDDNPEPSVSQSNGGFAKLSHSAAFTDQSKHQQPIINYGPPSVQQRSSAMLASQLPHPTVPNQPLSSVHSSTLIRNHGTAPALHSGQLLTENFPPTMLKQPQDSGIQFNNPGRSLQPQSLGPPPPFNQVHGPPFHAGASNLSRLGGPQLGAPLPGDMHGRMTANLPPHAPEGFGLQDERFKPLHALNQQNIERREFDDDLKKFSRLPLNSEPVSKFGNYSLGTHEAGKRPVGIHDDVIKKSGSALHPGYFGPGPGYARHHMDGIAPRSPVSEYAEMSSRRLGLHSGSLVGKSGIDDFDDRVARRFGEFRDSRFPHLPSHLRRDDFDGFGNFRMGEYPRSGDFVGQDEFAGHFRRGEHLGPHNFPRHLQHGEPIGFGAHPGHMRAVELDGFRSFESFSKGGRPGHPQLGEPGFRSSFSLTGFPNDAGFLTGDIRSFDNLRRKKASSMGWCRICKVDCETVEGLDLHSQTKEHQKMAMDIVKTIKQNAKKQKLIPSEEPSMDEGNKTHNTGIEGRGNKH from the exons ATGCACAACGCATTTCGCATTTCACAGCTACACCTTGTTTGTTCCGCTCGAAACGCAATCTTTGTCCCC GTTTTAGGTCGGTTGGGGTTTTTGGTTTTCGAATCCAATCTCAACTCGTTAACGTTAAGAATAATTCAG GTCAGCATGGGATTTGACAATGAGTGCATAGTGAACATTCAGTCACTTGCTGGAGAGTACTTCTGTCCAGTTTGTCGGCTGCTCGTATTTCCAAATGAAGCTTTGCAGTCACAATGTACTCATTTATATTGCAAGCCGTGTTTGACCTACGTTGTGAGCACTACAAGGGCTTGCCCATATGATGGCTACTTGGTCACTGAGGCAGATTCCAAG CCTCTGACAGAGTCAAATAAGGCACTTGCTGAAACTATTGGAAAAATCGCAGTTCATTGCCTTTATCATAGGAGCGGATGCACATGGCAAGGAACTTTGTCTGAGTGCACATCTCATTGTTCTGTATGTGCTTTTGGCAATTCTCCTGTTGTTTGCAACAGGTGTGGGATCCAAATAGTGCATTGCCAAGTACAAGAACATGCACAAAATTGCCCT GGTGTGCCAGGTCAAGTAGCCATTACCCAAGATCCTTCAGCTACTAGTGCTGTCTCTTCTACagatcagaatcagaatgctgcTCCAGTTGCAGCAACGGCATCTCAAACTGCTGTCACAACTACTATACCCGGGCAGGTTTCAAATCAGCCACCCAACCCAGCTTCCCAAACCCAAGCTCCAGTCCAAACTGCTGGGCAGCCAACTGCAGAGCAATGGTATCAGCAGCAACAATATCAACAATACTACCAGCAATACCCTGGACAAGATCCATACCAACAGCAGTATCAACATTACTACCCCTATCAACAGTCTGTGGTTCCACAGTACCAGCAGGCCTATGGTCAGCCCCAACCTCAGTCTCAATCACAGCCCCAGGGCCAGCTTCAACCTCAGTCCCAGCCACAGCCTCAACTTCAACCACAACCTCAGGCACAAGGACTGTCTCATCCACCTACACATATTCAGGCTCCTGTGGTCCCACCATCTCAGAATCAGATGCAAGTTCAACAACCACCACAGCAACTTCAACCTGCTGTGCAGCCACAAGGTCAGATGAGTCATGCACCAGGCCATGGTCAAGCCATCCCCCAGTCTCAGACTCAGCCTTATCCTTACCCCCAAGTTCAGCCACATTCTGTCCAACCTCAACCCCAACAACCGATGCAAATGCTTCCTTATCAGCAGCCTCATCCTCAAATGCAGCATTCACAACCACAAATTCAACAACCGGTTCAGAAGTATCCTGTTCCTCAATCTCAAGTTCATGCACAACTGCAACCTAATGCTCCAATTCAACATCACTCTCAGCTCCCCGTGCCTCCTCACCAGCCTGTGACTCCTAATGTCCAGACTCCAGTGCAAAATGCAATGTCGCATTCAGTGACAGGGCATCACTCTTATCCCCAACCTCTGCCTCACCCAAATATGCAACCCAGAGTCCCTCAACATACTATGCACATGCATCCTCAAAGTGGGCATCAACCCCAGGCCCAACATCCTGTCCAGATGCAGAATCAGTTTCCTCCACAAATTCCAACAGCACGTCCTAATCAATCTCATGCTATGTTTCCTAACCAGCAACAGCCAGCTTTGTTGCCTTCTTCAGTTCAGGGCCAAACTACCCCTCCTTTGCAACAACAGTCACTATATACCCATAATCAACAACCTGGGCAAATCAACCAACGTCCTACTTTGCCACCTGTTCAACAAATACCTCAGCAGCCGTTTGCACAACACCAAATGCCTATGCCATCTCATTTACAACCACAAGGTCCAGCACATTCATTTCCAAAGCATGCATATCCACAGGCACAGGGAAATACTGCAGGAAGGCCTTTAGTTCCCAATTATGCCGGACACCTACAGCCATTTGCACAATCTGCCAATACCATTCCAGTTAGACCTGGGCAAAATGGTGCTGGCTACCTGCCTGAAAATCAGAAATTGTTGGTTGGGGCCAATAATCAAGTACAGTTGCCTTCTGAATTGCAGTCTAGGGCACCAGAATCAATTGAAAGACAAGGTAATGTTGTTGAGCAACAAACTGACTCTGCCTCTGGGAAACTTGGTAAAGTTTTTAAAGATTTGGACAATGTGTCTGGATCATCAAATGAATTGAAATCTGAAAAAGTTGAAGCAGATTTGCAACCAACAGAGGTTGGAAATAAGCAAAATAGTGAAGATCCAGACTCTCTGAAGACTTCAGTCCCAAATACCAATGCAGTAGAAAATGGTGATTCTGTGAATAAGAATCTTGGGATGGCGGAGGCTGCTGAAAGCAATTGGAAGCCTTCAAGTGGTGCAACGCCTGGGGTTCAAAATGATAGTAATGAGCATTCTGTCCAAGGCAATGAATTTCAAGATGGACATCTGCCAAAGATAGAGACGAAACTCCCTTTGTCAGAAACTGATAAATTGCAtaatgatgacaatcctgaacCATCTGTCTCTCAAAGCAATGGCGGTTTTGCTAAGCTGTCTCACTCAGCCGCTTTCACTGATCAGAGTAAGCATCAGCAACCAATAATTAATTATGGCCCTCCTTCTGTCCAGCAGAGATCTTCTGCAATGTTAGCATCGCAATTGCCACATCCAACAGTTCCAAATCAGCCACTCTCTTCAGTGCACTCTTCAACCCTTATTAGGAATCATGGAACTGCCCCTGCTCTTCATTCAGGACAGCTCTTAACCGAGAATTTTCCACCAACCATGCTTAAGCAACCACAAGATTCTGGCATTCAGTTTAATAATCCAGGGCGAAGCTTGCAACCTCAGTCTCTTGGACCCCCACCACCATTTAACCAAGTACATGGGCCTCCTTTCCATGCTGGAGCATCTAATTTGTCTCGTCTTGGAGGGCCTCAACTTGGTGCCCCACTTCCTGGAGATATGCATGGTCGAATGACTGCCAACTTACCACCACATGCTCCTGAAGGTTTTGGTTTGCAGGATGAAAGGTTCAAACCTTTGCATGCTCTAAATCAACAAAATATTGAGAGAAGAGAGTTTGATGATGATCTTAAGAAATTCTCTAGGCTGCCTTTGAATTCCGAGCCAGTTTCTAAATTTGGAAATTATTCATTAGGCACTCATGAAGCTGGAAAGAGACCAGTTGGTATTCATGATGATGTCATTAAGAAATCAGGTTCTGCTCTTCATCCTGGTTATTTTGGACCAGGTCCTGGATATGCGAGACATCATATGGATGGTATAGCTCCAAGAAGTCCTGTTAGTGAATATGCTGAGATGTCCTCCCGGAGATTGGGGCTGCACTCTGGCAGTCTTGTTGGTAAGTCAGGTATAGATGATTTTGATGACAGAGTTGCACGTCGTTTTGGTGAATTCCGTGATAGTCGGTTTCCTCATTTGCCCAGCCATTTGCGTAGAGATGATTTTGATGGTTTTGGTAACTTTCGAATGGGTGAATATCCAAGGAGTGGTGATTTTGTTGGTCAAGATGAATTTGCTGGCCATTTTCGGAGGGGTGAACATTTGGGTCCACATAACTTCCCCAGACATTTGCAGCATGGGGAGCCTATTGGTTTTGGTGCCCACCCTGGTCATATGAGAGCAGTTGAACTTGATGGTTTTCGTAGTTTTGAATCTTTCAGCAAAGGTGGCCGACCAGGTCATCCGCAACTTGGTGAGCCTGGGTTCAGAAGCAGCTTTTCACTTACTGGATTTCCTAATGATGCTGGATTTTTAACA GGAGATATCAGGTCGTTTGATAATTTGAGGAGAAAGAAGGCTTCTAGCATGGGTTGGTGCCGGATATGTAAAGTTGACTGTGAAACAGTAGAAGGTTTGGACTTGCATTCACAAACAAAGGAGCACCAGAAGATGGCCATGGATATAGttaaaacaatcaaacaaaatgCAAAGAAACAGAAATT aaTACCCAGTGAAGAACCCTCAATGGATGAGGGAAACAAGACACACAATACTGGTATTGAGGGTCGTGGAAATAAGCATTGA
- the LOC100814877 gene encoding altered inheritance of mitochondria protein 3 isoform X2, with translation MHNAFRISQLHLVCSARNAIFVPVRCPCRFFHFQVSMGFDNECIVNIQSLAGEYFCPVCRLLVFPNEALQSQCTHLYCKPCLTYVVSTTRACPYDGYLVTEADSKPLTESNKALAETIGKIAVHCLYHRSGCTWQGTLSECTSHCSVCAFGNSPVVCNRCGIQIVHCQVQEHAQNCPGVPGQVAITQDPSATSAVSSTDQNQNAAPVAATASQTAVTTTIPGQVSNQPPNPASQTQAPVQTAGQPTAEQWYQQQQYQQYYQQYPGQDPYQQQYQHYYPYQQSVVPQYQQAYGQPQPQSQSQPQGQLQPQSQPQPQLQPQPQAQGLSHPPTHIQAPVVPPSQNQMQVQQPPQQLQPAVQPQGQMSHAPGHGQAIPQSQTQPYPYPQVQPHSVQPQPQQPMQMLPYQQPHPQMQHSQPQIQQPVQKYPVPQSQVHAQLQPNAPIQHHSQLPVPPHQPVTPNVQTPVQNAMSHSVTGHHSYPQPLPHPNMQPRVPQHTMHMHPQSGHQPQAQHPVQMQNQFPPQIPTARPNQSHAMFPNQQQPALLPSSVQGQTTPPLQQQSLYTHNQQPGQINQRPTLPPVQQIPQQPFAQHQMPMPSHLQPQGPAHSFPKHAYPQAQGNTAGRPLVPNYAGHLQPFAQSANTIPVRPGQNGAGYLPENQKLLVGANNQVQLPSELQSRAPESIERQGNVVEQQTDSASGKLGKVFKDLDNVSGSSNELKSEKVEADLQPTEVGNKQNSEDPDSLKTSVPNTNAVENGDSVNKNLGMAEAAESNWKPSSGATPGVQNDSNEHSVQGNEFQDGHLPKIETKLPLSETDKLHNDDNPEPSVSQSNGGFAKLSHSAAFTDQSKHQQPIINYGPPSVQQRSSAMLASQLPHPTVPNQPLSSVHSSTLIRNHGTAPALHSGQLLTENFPPTMLKQPQDSGIQFNNPGRSLQPQSLGPPPPFNQVHGPPFHAGASNLSRLGGPQLGAPLPGDMHGRMTANLPPHAPEGFGLQDERFKPLHALNQQNIERREFDDDLKKFSRLPLNSEPVSKFGNYSLGTHEAGKRPVGIHDDVIKKSGSALHPGYFGPGPGYARHHMDGIAPRSPVSEYAEMSSRRLGLHSGSLVGKSGIDDFDDRVARRFGEFRDSRFPHLPSHLRRDDFDGFGNFRMGEYPRSGDFVGQDEFAGHFRRGEHLGPHNFPRHLQHGEPIGFGAHPGHMRAVELDGFRSFESFSKGGRPGHPQLGEPGFRSSFSLTGFPNDAGFLTGDIRSFDNLRRKKASSMGWCRICKVDCETVEGLDLHSQTKEHQKMAMDIVKTIKQNAKKQKLIPSEEPSMDEGNKTHNTGIEGRGNKH, from the exons ATGCACAACGCATTTCGCATTTCACAGCTACACCTTGTTTGTTCCGCTCGAAACGCAATCTTTGTCCCCGTGCGGTGCCCTTGCCGATTCTTCCATTTTCAA GTCAGCATGGGATTTGACAATGAGTGCATAGTGAACATTCAGTCACTTGCTGGAGAGTACTTCTGTCCAGTTTGTCGGCTGCTCGTATTTCCAAATGAAGCTTTGCAGTCACAATGTACTCATTTATATTGCAAGCCGTGTTTGACCTACGTTGTGAGCACTACAAGGGCTTGCCCATATGATGGCTACTTGGTCACTGAGGCAGATTCCAAG CCTCTGACAGAGTCAAATAAGGCACTTGCTGAAACTATTGGAAAAATCGCAGTTCATTGCCTTTATCATAGGAGCGGATGCACATGGCAAGGAACTTTGTCTGAGTGCACATCTCATTGTTCTGTATGTGCTTTTGGCAATTCTCCTGTTGTTTGCAACAGGTGTGGGATCCAAATAGTGCATTGCCAAGTACAAGAACATGCACAAAATTGCCCT GGTGTGCCAGGTCAAGTAGCCATTACCCAAGATCCTTCAGCTACTAGTGCTGTCTCTTCTACagatcagaatcagaatgctgcTCCAGTTGCAGCAACGGCATCTCAAACTGCTGTCACAACTACTATACCCGGGCAGGTTTCAAATCAGCCACCCAACCCAGCTTCCCAAACCCAAGCTCCAGTCCAAACTGCTGGGCAGCCAACTGCAGAGCAATGGTATCAGCAGCAACAATATCAACAATACTACCAGCAATACCCTGGACAAGATCCATACCAACAGCAGTATCAACATTACTACCCCTATCAACAGTCTGTGGTTCCACAGTACCAGCAGGCCTATGGTCAGCCCCAACCTCAGTCTCAATCACAGCCCCAGGGCCAGCTTCAACCTCAGTCCCAGCCACAGCCTCAACTTCAACCACAACCTCAGGCACAAGGACTGTCTCATCCACCTACACATATTCAGGCTCCTGTGGTCCCACCATCTCAGAATCAGATGCAAGTTCAACAACCACCACAGCAACTTCAACCTGCTGTGCAGCCACAAGGTCAGATGAGTCATGCACCAGGCCATGGTCAAGCCATCCCCCAGTCTCAGACTCAGCCTTATCCTTACCCCCAAGTTCAGCCACATTCTGTCCAACCTCAACCCCAACAACCGATGCAAATGCTTCCTTATCAGCAGCCTCATCCTCAAATGCAGCATTCACAACCACAAATTCAACAACCGGTTCAGAAGTATCCTGTTCCTCAATCTCAAGTTCATGCACAACTGCAACCTAATGCTCCAATTCAACATCACTCTCAGCTCCCCGTGCCTCCTCACCAGCCTGTGACTCCTAATGTCCAGACTCCAGTGCAAAATGCAATGTCGCATTCAGTGACAGGGCATCACTCTTATCCCCAACCTCTGCCTCACCCAAATATGCAACCCAGAGTCCCTCAACATACTATGCACATGCATCCTCAAAGTGGGCATCAACCCCAGGCCCAACATCCTGTCCAGATGCAGAATCAGTTTCCTCCACAAATTCCAACAGCACGTCCTAATCAATCTCATGCTATGTTTCCTAACCAGCAACAGCCAGCTTTGTTGCCTTCTTCAGTTCAGGGCCAAACTACCCCTCCTTTGCAACAACAGTCACTATATACCCATAATCAACAACCTGGGCAAATCAACCAACGTCCTACTTTGCCACCTGTTCAACAAATACCTCAGCAGCCGTTTGCACAACACCAAATGCCTATGCCATCTCATTTACAACCACAAGGTCCAGCACATTCATTTCCAAAGCATGCATATCCACAGGCACAGGGAAATACTGCAGGAAGGCCTTTAGTTCCCAATTATGCCGGACACCTACAGCCATTTGCACAATCTGCCAATACCATTCCAGTTAGACCTGGGCAAAATGGTGCTGGCTACCTGCCTGAAAATCAGAAATTGTTGGTTGGGGCCAATAATCAAGTACAGTTGCCTTCTGAATTGCAGTCTAGGGCACCAGAATCAATTGAAAGACAAGGTAATGTTGTTGAGCAACAAACTGACTCTGCCTCTGGGAAACTTGGTAAAGTTTTTAAAGATTTGGACAATGTGTCTGGATCATCAAATGAATTGAAATCTGAAAAAGTTGAAGCAGATTTGCAACCAACAGAGGTTGGAAATAAGCAAAATAGTGAAGATCCAGACTCTCTGAAGACTTCAGTCCCAAATACCAATGCAGTAGAAAATGGTGATTCTGTGAATAAGAATCTTGGGATGGCGGAGGCTGCTGAAAGCAATTGGAAGCCTTCAAGTGGTGCAACGCCTGGGGTTCAAAATGATAGTAATGAGCATTCTGTCCAAGGCAATGAATTTCAAGATGGACATCTGCCAAAGATAGAGACGAAACTCCCTTTGTCAGAAACTGATAAATTGCAtaatgatgacaatcctgaacCATCTGTCTCTCAAAGCAATGGCGGTTTTGCTAAGCTGTCTCACTCAGCCGCTTTCACTGATCAGAGTAAGCATCAGCAACCAATAATTAATTATGGCCCTCCTTCTGTCCAGCAGAGATCTTCTGCAATGTTAGCATCGCAATTGCCACATCCAACAGTTCCAAATCAGCCACTCTCTTCAGTGCACTCTTCAACCCTTATTAGGAATCATGGAACTGCCCCTGCTCTTCATTCAGGACAGCTCTTAACCGAGAATTTTCCACCAACCATGCTTAAGCAACCACAAGATTCTGGCATTCAGTTTAATAATCCAGGGCGAAGCTTGCAACCTCAGTCTCTTGGACCCCCACCACCATTTAACCAAGTACATGGGCCTCCTTTCCATGCTGGAGCATCTAATTTGTCTCGTCTTGGAGGGCCTCAACTTGGTGCCCCACTTCCTGGAGATATGCATGGTCGAATGACTGCCAACTTACCACCACATGCTCCTGAAGGTTTTGGTTTGCAGGATGAAAGGTTCAAACCTTTGCATGCTCTAAATCAACAAAATATTGAGAGAAGAGAGTTTGATGATGATCTTAAGAAATTCTCTAGGCTGCCTTTGAATTCCGAGCCAGTTTCTAAATTTGGAAATTATTCATTAGGCACTCATGAAGCTGGAAAGAGACCAGTTGGTATTCATGATGATGTCATTAAGAAATCAGGTTCTGCTCTTCATCCTGGTTATTTTGGACCAGGTCCTGGATATGCGAGACATCATATGGATGGTATAGCTCCAAGAAGTCCTGTTAGTGAATATGCTGAGATGTCCTCCCGGAGATTGGGGCTGCACTCTGGCAGTCTTGTTGGTAAGTCAGGTATAGATGATTTTGATGACAGAGTTGCACGTCGTTTTGGTGAATTCCGTGATAGTCGGTTTCCTCATTTGCCCAGCCATTTGCGTAGAGATGATTTTGATGGTTTTGGTAACTTTCGAATGGGTGAATATCCAAGGAGTGGTGATTTTGTTGGTCAAGATGAATTTGCTGGCCATTTTCGGAGGGGTGAACATTTGGGTCCACATAACTTCCCCAGACATTTGCAGCATGGGGAGCCTATTGGTTTTGGTGCCCACCCTGGTCATATGAGAGCAGTTGAACTTGATGGTTTTCGTAGTTTTGAATCTTTCAGCAAAGGTGGCCGACCAGGTCATCCGCAACTTGGTGAGCCTGGGTTCAGAAGCAGCTTTTCACTTACTGGATTTCCTAATGATGCTGGATTTTTAACA GGAGATATCAGGTCGTTTGATAATTTGAGGAGAAAGAAGGCTTCTAGCATGGGTTGGTGCCGGATATGTAAAGTTGACTGTGAAACAGTAGAAGGTTTGGACTTGCATTCACAAACAAAGGAGCACCAGAAGATGGCCATGGATATAGttaaaacaatcaaacaaaatgCAAAGAAACAGAAATT aaTACCCAGTGAAGAACCCTCAATGGATGAGGGAAACAAGACACACAATACTGGTATTGAGGGTCGTGGAAATAAGCATTGA